ttaagtctttttttaatttcatccggtttggtgcagtacttcaaaagttatgttagaaaaactgttttggttgatactaaaaagggtcattatttacataatttgaaagctccggcggatagctgtcggaactttccgctcagtgcacgccgtgcacgcacacaaacactgcagtgctttcaaatgaataattaaatttatcatagatggcagcactcagatgtatagtgtctttactaagtaagcgttagccaaagctttcaggaggaaggcagcaaccaccttctggtggattaagtaacgttttttattatAGAATTCTGAAGTCCAATGATCATAACACCCAATATTAGCCCTCATACTTTCCGTCTTCCAAGTTCACTCCCGATACTTTGAAATGCGCCTCTTCCATCATTTCAATGACTTGAAGCAACAGTTCTATTGATAAAAACTTCCGGTGGATCAGAAACACCGCCAAGAGATGATTATTCTGTACCCCTTTTTCTCTTACCTTGGGTAGAACTTTTGACACTCGGTGTTTCATCCTCCTCCTTCTTTGGAATGAACCATATCCTCCATAAGCTCGGTTCCTTCTGGTCCCGTCTTCCGCCACGAAGACCTGGCCCGCCGGATTCATGCgtctcgtcctcctcctccaccgCCACGAAGACCGAATTCTGAATATCTGGAACATAAGAAGCTATAATTTGGCCACTTGACCACTCCGGCCGGAACTTTCCGACAGAAAAAGAAGCACAACTTACCTATCAACCGGTCAAAATCCTTCCGAAGCCCAACATCAACAATTACTGGTTCGATTCGGTTGCAATCAAGTCCAAACAAGACCAgctgaagagaactgtcaaactgtttgcgtcgacgaaaatcgtgacgtcgaattgaaggaaaatcgatggaaaaaacaatgtcgggcatgtcgagtgtttgtcgtacgtttgtcgtcctttcgaccaatcgatatcgaaacggtaaaatcaaaaccgcgcgacagcttgtacgacgtgcgacatttttcaaacagggagACCTTGGACGAGACCCCTTCAGCGTCTTCGCCACCACATGTGTGTGCGCGGCGCGGGGTTTCACTTTCTGTGTTCCGTGAGGGCGCATCGAGAAATTAaatgtgagagtgtgtgcaacatggagttaaactttctgtgaagttgctgtgaaggttaccatggcactttgaaaagtttaactccatgttgcacgcacacactctcacttttaatttctcgattaagTGCTCAGCGGAGCAGAAATATACACTCTCGTGCAAAATTACGGACTTTAAGCTGAGGAAAATCTGACTTTTAAGTAAGAGAAACGCGCGATGGCGCGCGTTCGCGCACGCTCCGTTGTTAATTATCACGTTTTTAAGCGCAAAAACGCGCCTAATCATGGCGTCGGGATGGCGTGtagagtttttaaaaacaaaacagcaaaaacgTGGAGTCGTTGAAGAAAGTGAAACCCTTTGGGTTAGCTGGTCGATCGGAGTTGCCCTCGGGGTGATCAGCTGTGGCTGGGGTAGACTGCGCGACTTCCGGCTCCTCTGAGGTCATTAACGGTCGGCTTGTCTTCCCAAATATCGCCTTATAATGAATGCTCTCATCCAGTGGACCGGTTATCCAGTCACCACTCGGTGTGTAATGATGGAATGTTTTTGGCAATCTGGGTTTCTAGGTTAGGGAGAGTGACTTTCCAATCAATGTCGTCAACTTTCGATCGTTATCATTTCTTTCTTTTAGAATGCGTGTTCTCGAAAAGATCATGAGGCAAGATCGCATTCTCTCGAGTGCTTTCAATAGCTGTCAAGTGCTGATCGATTGCGCGCGGGATTTCACAACACATGTCACTGCAAGCGCCTGGGTGGCATTTCCAGAGGGCACAATTGTCAATTAATTATTCACCATGCCAGCAATCAACTGCGCGCGCACCCGCAACGGATCAAGTAAGCCATGGATTGTAGTAGTTGGGTAATGCCCTCTTACTAGTCGTTGAGTGCGCCATCTTGTGTAAATACCGCACAGAGAGATCCTAGCATCTTACGAGACGAGTTGCAAGCGGGGTGATCGATCAATGATCAGTGGTGATCGACGAGATCACGTAACAAATTGTCACTAAAGTGCGCACTACTGCTTCTTCGACACGAATCATTAGCGAATTGCCGTTTTTATGGGCTGTTGACATGGCGCGTACTACCTGACATTAGCATTTTACGCCATCTTGGTGCAGCGAAAATATCTCTCAGTCGTCGTCGATCAATTAACATTCCAAAGTGCGCGCCCAAGAAACTATTTCTTGTTATCTCCGATTACAAGTACGCTTTTTTGGACGCAGAGCGTGCCCGCGCCGAACTTGTTTTACCCAAAAACGCCACAGAGTTCAATTAGAGTGtgtgaacgacgacgacgacgcactGCCAAATTTGCAATCTTGTTTTGCGAGCCTTACCATCGCAGCGAGCCATGATTAATTCGGTTTAGCGGTTCTTcctgctcctcctcctcctcttttCGGTCTTTGAAGCCTTCTCTCTGGACACCAACTCACGATTCTCACGCGTActtaatttaaatgaaaatttatgtgtCTCTCCGCCGTCCCAAGATGGCTCCGGATCACTTCAGGCGGTTGCATGTCGCTATCTTGCTGGTGGCGCGACGATTTGTTTACATCAGAGAGATGGGGGGAGATCTTCATCGTTCTGTGCATAAATCAAAGCTGTGAGCGTCACCCCATGGACCCCACGCTGAGAAAAGTGCGTTTCTGAAGGACTGTCGCATCTGACAGTTTCAAGGTCGTTTGAAGTTTTTCTTCACAGTAGCCGTGAgaaatttgttcattttgacaggtCAGTGTCGAGTTTTGATTTGGTGGTGTGTAAAAGTGCAGCATTTTTCCAGgctttcaagaaatatgatCACAAATTGACTGTCGTCGGACTACGTTCCCACATTCATCGCCAGCGCGCTGAATCGTGCCAGCTGCAGGGGTGGTGTAAACAGTGGCCCGTTCACTGCGCCGTGGAGAATTTGTGTACACATGGCGGTTGTTTATCTGATCGCTGGAAATAGCTAGGTTGTACTTATTAGTACTCCTTCTCGGCGGCGCAGTACACTTAACCTCTAGCGGGAGTGCGTCGCATCTCCAGGGAAGGTTCCACGCATCATCTTGAGGGCATCTACGGCCGTCGCGGCCGTGTTTGGAGATGACTGATGTACTTGGCTGGAAGCTAACCTCAACTGCACCGACGATGCAGATCCATTCAACCAAGACCATCATGTCAGTGTCACAACCCAGTTCCATGGGATGCGAAGTACTGGAGCACATCACCGCCGCCGCCGGTGATCGTTGATAAAACCGTTCAATTGCCCTTCCTTTTTTGGCGTACTGGTGCCCCCGAACCAACGGGATTTCGCTCTGCGACGCGCGCACAACTCGGTGATGGCCAATCATCGACGGGTTGGGTCGGAACTCTCGGATTAGATGGCGGTCGGCGCAACTGGGTCAGGAAGTGGGTCAATTGATTTGAACCGTGAGCGCTCGGTCAATTTTGTGCAAGAGGGGGCGCGCTTTGTCGCTGATTTTGTGGGAAGGGCCTTTACGCACAACGGATGCTATAAATTTAAACGAGTTGGCACGTCATTGTTTACATTTGATGATATTTGTCAATGAATGGATCTCCAAATTTTACGATCAATATCCGGCGATTCTGTGCGAAAATCCTAATCTGTAAACATTGAAACAATCTGCAAAAGACCTTCGATTTTTTACATCTACCTGTGAAACATCGCAGTCATAAATTAGCGGCAAACTAGACAGCCCCTTGATTACATGGGCTCCGGATTTTTGAAAGGGGCTGTACCGTTACCATATTAATACATGGTGGAGGTCGCACGTTTGATCTTTAACATTTGGCGCACAGACCAACAGTAATCATACACGCGTTCACTCACGAAACGTGACGCAATGGGAGCGTTTTTTGTGTACGAGCGTTCGCACCCATTTCAAGGGCTTACTCCACCACAACAACGCAGCGATTGATGGGCCCATTGTCCACGATTCGTTTATATTTGTGCTGTTTGGTCCAATTTATCGCGCCTTTCGCTGCGCAAAGCCAACTATGATTACTCTCCGGAGACAGAGAGGGATCTCTCAAGCGATCGCAGCGCCGCCACCGCATCGCTGATCGGTTGCCTAACCGTCCATTTCCTGGACTggtaaatgtaatttttaagggTGAAATTACCGAAAACCGCGCATACCGCAAGCCATTTTTATGGCGTTGCGGTTTTTCGACTGTTTTGTCTGCGGTGCAGGGCATCCATGTCCAAAACCATTAATTGAGCGCATTGGTACGCGACGCCCTCTCTGAAGCACGCGGTTTCGAAATTGACCTTTTTTAATTGGTATTTATTGTGCTCAGCGCTCCGAGCGACTATGaatggttttaaattttgtttatttgaaatttactgTCAACCGAGCGCTATTGTTTGTTTACTGTCAAGTTCGGTCTATGTTTTTGAGTAACACAAAAAGACAGCAGATCGCCATCATTATCGGCGAACAAGTCGtaagaaatattttattaaatatgaCATGATCGTACAAAAAGTCCAACATCCGCGACCGGTGAAAGCCGAgcttgcaaacaaacaaaaagagGGTAAACAATGATGACAGCCGTGCCGCCATTTCTCGCAGGGCTGTGAAAAGAAAGCAAATCGGGTCGTCGCGAaatcaaaagattgaaaaaggTTCGCGTAGGTGTGAACCCTTGGCGTTGAAAAATGTGTCTTTCTtggaaagcgatttttttttctttaaaacggaAACAATAACTTTCCCAACGCGCGCGTTGCTTTTGTTTGCCGTTGACTTTGACATGACGCGacacgagagagagagaaaaaaggcGGAAAGTGGTACTCAATTTCCGTTCTAAATATTGTTGTATTGCGACACATAATGTGCCCAGACGCCGCCTTCGCAGCAGGCTTTGACGGCCGCTCGCTTATCGAAGTAGGCTGACTTTGGTCGCCGCAAccaaaacaacttcgtatccaATTTCATAAGGTTTCAGACGCACTGGACGAAAGTGACGCGCTGCGGTGGCTACCGGTATTATGTATGATGATGGCTGTCTGTCAGTTGTTGACAACagaagtttgacagctacctcacCTTTAGCATTGTGAAACCTTGAAGAATCAAAGGGAGGCACTTGGCAGGTTGCTTTGATGTTGCCTTTTTATTTACTAACGGTAGCGTTATGCGTTCCTGTGTCACAGCATTCGTTGATAACGTCAGGTTAGAGGTCAGCGTTCTGATGACTGACgcttgtttgtttacaaacaaaaaataatctaCGAGTGCCGTAGGTCAATGCCACATATTTTCGGCTTGATAAGATTCATTCAACTCGATGCGACATTCTGGAAGAATCGCGTAACGGTTCGTGTGGTGAAATTGGGCATTGGAAGCAAACGCTTTTTGAGGTTATGTCATTTGGCGAAATGGAACAACGGCAAAGCCGCGGAGAGATTTGGCGACGTGAGCTGATTTAATcttcgatcgattttttttcctcccggttttttttacgaccactgACCTCAATTTCGTAATTTATTATTCACTGTCTGTGGTTTATGGGTACCTGCGATAAACTTTTGCGCCCCGGGGTGTTTGACCCAAATTTGTTCAATCAGGCGTTACCAAGATGGCGGGACACGGGACCGTTACCAAATGGGTTAACGAACTCAATTGGcagtatttgcttttttttcggggtACAATATCGATTTTGTTCCCGCCACTATAGCTGTGGAAACCGCAAGGAATGAAAGCCGATACGGCTCTGGTGCCTGTCGTTCCGGAAGACGTCTCAAGTGACACAACAAAGCACTTCTCCTCTCGCTAGGCTTGTTCCAGACGCCTATCTTGCAGCAGCTGGTCTCGTTTGCCACAGATAAAACATGTTCATAGATAAGTGGAGAAGATGTTTTTAAATTCGGTTTTTGGTATCTTTGAaacattgagatttttttaaacaaaaattaacattttaaatttgtacaaatattaaaactaaTTATTTCATCGAGTTCAGTCTTAATTATTGGTGTTTGGCAGATTTCCAGCAAAATGCAGTGTCTAGCAGTTTGTGCCAAGTCCGAACCAGCACTGCAGTGCCTACTTGATGCGGGCAAACGCTTTTTTGTAAGTTCGTTcagtaattcttaaatttcaatttccttGCCATTATTATGTGTGTCTTTTGGAGCGAACCGAACCAGCGAGCGTCATATTTTATCTTGCCTCCCTCTCTCTCGTTAGCAGCGTTAGCTGGCACAAGTGGGAACTCTTTCCGACCAGTTGTCGGTTTTTATGCAGTAGCAATCACTATAATGAAACAAAAAGATTGctgtatgagaaaaaaaaaacttacatttCGTTTGGCAAGCCTAACGACGGAGGTTACAATTCAGTTGAACTTTCGTCAAACCTAATTAACCGTGGAAAAGATGGCGACCACGTCGCCGATAAACGTCAACTTTGGAATAGAGCTATAAATCGCGGCACCGCAGCGTTGACAGCTCGAACGCTTCCTCTTCTTTGAGGTTATGTGTGTCGCCAGGGTGCCATCAGCGCCAACTTTGTTGCCGAAGGAATCCTTTGTGTGCGcgcgttttgaaaaaaggttttacCGCCGCCTACTACTGCGGGCTTGAGCGCGCGATATACTGGAACCGGTTCTTGTGGCAGGTTCTGAGAAATAGCCAAACCGTCTGCGGGGACACCCACTCAGTTCTCTGCGTTCGATGCGGAATGCTATAAAACACGATCGTTTCATTCATAAATGCAGCGCGCAGTTAACGATCGCGGGCTTGTTGTGATCAGAAGTTTAGTCGGACGGCGCAGAGAACTTGGGTTTTTACGACCACGGCGATTAACGATCTTTGAACGAACGGATATTTCACCCGATGCAAACTGGCGCAGACCTTGTACCGATGATCGTAAGGAACGATCGTACAAGTGAATTTAAAGATATTGCAGAGTTGTTCCTAGAGTTGCGAAACAATATTCCGTTCATAAAATGTGCTAggtttagtaatttttgttgaGCGTGTATCGAAACGTCAAATTCGTGCTATAAAATGGCCTACTGTCAAATGCCATCAAAGCGACAGAAATAGGTCAAAAGGGCACACCACATTGATCACCAATCAATCAACGTAACCCCTACGATGACCATCGGCGGTCACTTCAGACGCCGATCCAGGTCGGTCCGCACACGTACCGAGATTTATTCCGCCGCCGTCCACTCATAAACGATTCATAATAACCATTTACCTCTCTCTGCTGTAGAGCGCTGCGGGCTTATGGgcaacaataaaaacaaatttatttacattATCAAATTATGCATTCAGGCACAAGCCGGCGAGTGCGAGTTGCATTTGAAGAGAAGTATTTGCTGGAGGCAAAGAGGTAAAATATGCTGCGAAGCAAAACGACATGGCACCGACAACGGCGTACAGAGGCGGTTTGTCTCGGCCGACTCTGGTTCATTCATAATTCACCACGGAGTCCAGGGTTGAAGTTGTTGCTTTGACATTTCCTCTCAGGCAAAATGACAGTCACGAAGCTGTCAAAGCTACACGTTTATTTTGTTTACGATGAACCCATCTGACTTCAACCCTTTCGCCGCTAGATTTCACCATTTGATACCGGTGCAACTTGTGTGCGGTTACGAGAATTATTGCATTCTTAGACCGGGCCGGACCGGCCTGATggcccaatttgtatggtttggGCAACAACATTATGCATTCACCGTGCGAAATGGGGCACCGCAAACGGCTTGGCGTTGTTAGAATCGTAAATTTCCGCGAAAAGAATGTATTCTCGTGGTCATCTGTCAAGTTGCCGTAAAAAATAAGCCGTTTTAGAGTGGAGTTTTGTTTGCTCGCACTTTTAATCAGAAAATCTTGCCTCAATCAGAGCGTGAACcgtgcaattttttgaaatagtagGCGTTGCAGAAGAAAGGCCTGTCAAACTGCGCTTACCCTTTTGGCCGCAGTCGAGGTCGAATGTTTGTGGCTTCTCCGAAACCGGACCCGGGgtccaaactgtcaaacataTGACATCACACTTGGGACTTGTATTTTTTCGCAGCGCATGCTGCGATCTTATCTTTTAGGTTAGGGTTTTATTTTTTCGGTGGTCCTCGGCTAGAAAGTGTGAAACGAGCTCGGGATTTTCACGGTTGGAAACGGTTTTaaatagggattttttttttcggtccgCAAATATACCGGATTTCTTTGCTGAATGGAATCGCGTAACTCGGCGGGCGACGAAAGTGAAAAGCGCTGTGGTGGTTAAATGGCCTCTGggagatttttaatttagatacaGTTTACTTGAGCGTGTAAGCGCGCCTGAGATGGACTTTCCCGGAACAGCTGGACAGCTGAATGAGATTGcgtcttgttttgttttgattttgtgaaAGAAGTGCATTGTTTATAGCACTTGTATTTTCGAAGATTTTGATAGCTGGGGTGGGTCGTGGGCGATAAATGAATTATTTATGGTCGCTTTCACTTTTCTAAGCGACATTGTCGAGTCGGCGTGGGAGCGCGTGATAATTCATGTTGCACCACACCTACTACTTCGATAACACAGCAGGCGGTGACACCGCGCGTGACCGATAGCCAGATGCCATAATGGCGCGCGCCATAAAAAGCAGCGTCTCTGCTGGTTTCAATTAGGAGAGGCAGCTgtcaggtttattttttgttgacaaACTGTAAGCTAAACACACCCACCAGCTTTAATGAATGAAAGcgattgtttttgcttttttttcgagtgAGAAACGACACCGAGCTGCAAAAGATCAACAAACTTTAGTTCGCAAACGACTTGCTTGATAGTCCTCCGCACTCATTCATCTTGTTTGCGTTACGATTCTTACAAGCTTGTCGGTTTTTTGTCCGGCTAGAAAGTTGGAAACGGTCATCGAACCTCCTGTTTCACGTTTAAAAGACAGTTCAGTGACAGTTGCTTGACAATGACTGTCAAAATATGCCTTGTTCGATTTCAAGTACCGTAACATAACCTATAAAAAGGCATTTATCTATGATCAATAGCCCGGCAGCATAATATTATGAAAAATGACATAATCCCACGCGATTAGCCCCCCATTTGGAACCTGTTGGTGGCTGGAAGTCCATCAGGCCGAAATCGCTTTTTTATACCCAACGATTTGTAAAAGGCGTCTGGAGAGGTGGCCACCGCGCTTGGTTTGCCATAAAGCTGGGGCTGCCGGACTCCATTCTTTGTCCATTATTGATTTCCCCCCGTGGAGCAGCGGCCTTTGTGCGgttgtttttagttttattgaCCATTAtcgatcatcgtcgtcgtcgccgtggaTACACCGCCGTCACGTGCCCGATCGTAAACGAAAAATGAAGAGGTGGTGGATGACCCCCGCATCGAATTTTTAATGCGTCTGGACGCCTTGAGACTTCTGATGGTTTCTTGAGCATCCAAGATGGCGCTGGAGGACGCTGCCCTTTGACATTGGGCGCGCCCTTCGggattttaattcaattttgacaGATTGCCATAATGGCGCTGTTGACAACAAAGTTACTTGTTGCGATGGCAACGCtataaattttccacaattaatTCTCGAAACACAACCGTTAATTGCGCGGAGGCTAACAACTTTGTTGACAAACTGCACGCCGGTAATCGTTCCGAATCGCAGATCTGGGTCCACCCCGCGGGGCTCTTTGTCAAAACCAGACACCGCGCGCACAATTATCGCGTATGGTAATTAAATCCTTGTCAGTCGGCGCTTGCTTGAAGGTGTTGTCGCTCCTGTTTTCGACTTAATTGGTGCTATAAAAGCGTCGCGCTGAACTGTCAAAAGGTGGTCGGCGCCATTATGGCAGGAGGGTGACAGACCAATTAGGGGGGCGTTTGTGTCGCCGCGAAGCGATAAGAAGGACCGTGCTTGAACTCAGGTGTAGAGGAGTGAAGGTGGCTGATTAACACTTTACAACGCAGCAGGAGGGAGTGCATAATTTCAACCGGTCGGACCGCCGTGTCGTCGGGAAAAGATCAAAGTGCCGACAAATTGGTGTTCAGGGCATGTAACTTTGCTATAAAAATGGTCGTGAATCACGTTGGCTCTTGAacagttgtttgtttttttcatgacATTCGCCATTATGGCTACAAATGTCAAGTTAAACTTTGGACGCTTAAGAGCATCTCCAATGGAGGGAGTCAAATCAAGAAAGGTAAAGGGAGGTTCAGAACACGCGTTAACACTTGTTGATCTGCGCAATGGATTACAAGAGCGGCGTCGTGTTCTAACGAAAGAACTCGATGAAACGGGCTCGCGGAATCGAATCAAAGAAGCGTGCATGACCAAGATGATGTTGATGATGAGGCGGTCGatgtttaaattaaaagaaactTTGTTAAATGCTTAGGCACAGGATGTAGGGAAATCAGAAGAAAGGAAATCTTGGAGTCGGAGAACCTAAGTGGTGCACTTAACGCGCGCCAGATGGAGCAGACCGACTTTGTGATACCTAAACGAGAATCAAACCCAGATCAGTCGGGCACCGACGCTCAGACAAGAATATGATTTAATCAGTTTTATGCTAATAAAGCACACGCGAATGCCCGAGCGCAAGTACACAACGCACGGAGTGTTGATTTACAACGTTGCACTTAAGCCGAGAACATGATATTTAAGTTCTCTTTTTTCATATAGAGATCGAGTGAAGAACGTAGATCATCGCCGGGCGAGGCCAAGAGGGAGGGAACATAACGATAATAATTCATTCTCGATAATTGCGAATGGCGACTTGGTTGCAGCAGGGTGCCGCGTCAGTTAAGCCGGATGTCGGGGATCGTCGTTTAAACGATTGTAAATAAAGTGTGCAATTTGAGGGGAATGCGACATGTTATGGAAAAATTCTGATCAGTTGAACtcattgaatttaatttgacaCCTGGAAGTGACAGCGTCTGTTGCGGAAGCCATTATGGCTGAGAAATGACAAATGATTCTAGGTGACAGGACGACTCAGATTAGAACGACTTCAAAATGGctacattgaaactttgaagttGACAGCTACCGTTTTTATAGCACCATAATATGGCaaacaaaaaatctcatttgATCGTATCTGACGCTCGCGTAATTGCATGGCCAACTCGACACCTGAGCAACCGTTTTGCATGAAAAACGACCCATAAACGTCAAGGATTTATGCACGCCTGGTGTCCTGGTCGCCACCACTGCTGACACACTAGCCAAGATCTTATCACGCTGTGGAGCCTGCCGGCCACCACAGGCCGCAGCAAATAATGATCATCGT
This is a stretch of genomic DNA from Culex pipiens pallens isolate TS chromosome 1, TS_CPP_V2, whole genome shotgun sequence. It encodes these proteins:
- the LOC120418371 gene encoding uncharacterized protein LOC120418371; amino-acid sequence: MPDIVFSIDFPSIRRHDFRRRKQFDSSLQLVLFGLDCNRIEPVIVDVGLRKDFDRLIDIQNSVFVAVEEEDETHESGGPGLRGGRRDQKEPSLWRIWFIPKKEEDETPSVKSSTQGIQQFSNLILLTNQRLRVVPRSLLNGSCNDRKNICFGCA